The following are encoded in a window of Amphibacillus xylanus NBRC 15112 genomic DNA:
- a CDS encoding YphA family membrane protein translates to MVYYWISWIAITYLLLVDRKKNDLTYLFLWLVLLNILFIEIEVECLQFKLTLPYLYTLIIFWLLILIKKMAYFNYLLLFCLIMIYNGIKYILITNPIWIFFNETIMISCVIIIILLILVQDPIDRIYLLITSCLTGELLYAYQVKVFDWQVTIGEINFFTSIYLAIIICYLVQWLFSRRILARI, encoded by the coding sequence ATGGTATATTATTGGATCAGTTGGATTGCCATTACCTACTTATTGCTAGTAGACCGCAAAAAGAACGACCTAACATACTTGTTTTTGTGGCTTGTATTGTTAAATATACTGTTTATAGAAATAGAAGTGGAATGTCTACAATTTAAACTAACTTTACCTTATCTCTATACGTTAATTATCTTTTGGCTACTCATATTAATTAAAAAAATGGCTTATTTTAATTATTTATTATTATTTTGTCTGATTATGATATATAACGGAATAAAGTATATATTAATTACGAATCCGATTTGGATCTTTTTTAATGAAACAATAATGATTAGTTGTGTTATTATCATAATTCTTTTGATACTTGTTCAAGACCCAATCGATCGAATTTATTTACTGATTACATCATGCTTGACTGGGGAATTATTGTACGCATATCAGGTAAAAGTGTTTGATTGGCAAGTAACAATCGGTGAGATTAATTTCTTTACTTCAATATATCTTGCCATCATTATTTGCTATCTTGTACAATGGTTATTTAGTCGCCGTATTTTAGCGCGTATATAA
- the der gene encoding ribosome biogenesis GTPase Der, protein MRKAVVAIVGRPNVGKSTIFNRLVGERISIVDDIPGVTRDRIYSKVEWLSNEFHLIDTGGIELGDEPLLVQMREQADIAINEADVIIFMVNVREGITAADEEVAKILYKSNKPVVLAVNKVDNPEMREEIYEFYSLGFGEPYPISGSHGLGLGDLLDRVVELFPKHIGISEEDEALHFCVIGRPNVGKSSLVNALLQQDRVIVSNIAGTTRDAVDSPFVYDGDDYVIIDTAGMRKRGKIYESTEKYSLLRAMKAIDRSDVVLIVIDAETGILEQDKRIVGHAHEAGKAIVIVVNKWDTVDSDQQAMKNFEDEIRAQFVFLDYAQIVFLSALTKKRIHTLMPQVRLASENYTRRIETSVLNDVIMDAVALNPTPTVRGRRLKVLYATQVAVKPPTFVVFVNDPELMHFSYKRFLENRIREAFGFEGTPIKILARKRS, encoded by the coding sequence ATGAGAAAAGCTGTCGTAGCAATAGTTGGACGACCAAATGTCGGGAAATCAACTATTTTTAATCGACTTGTCGGTGAAAGAATTTCAATTGTAGATGATATACCAGGAGTAACAAGAGATCGAATTTATTCAAAAGTTGAATGGTTATCAAATGAGTTTCATTTGATTGATACGGGGGGAATCGAATTAGGCGATGAACCTTTACTTGTTCAAATGAGAGAACAGGCTGATATTGCCATAAATGAAGCAGATGTCATTATCTTTATGGTAAATGTAAGAGAAGGTATAACTGCTGCTGATGAAGAGGTTGCTAAGATTCTTTATAAATCTAATAAACCTGTTGTATTAGCAGTAAACAAGGTTGATAATCCAGAAATGCGTGAGGAAATTTATGAATTTTACAGTCTAGGATTCGGTGAACCTTATCCTATATCCGGATCGCATGGTCTTGGCCTAGGTGATTTACTCGATCGAGTCGTAGAATTATTTCCTAAACATATTGGGATTTCTGAGGAAGATGAAGCCTTACATTTTTGTGTGATTGGTCGACCGAATGTTGGTAAATCATCATTAGTAAACGCATTATTACAACAAGATCGTGTCATTGTAAGTAATATTGCTGGTACAACAAGAGACGCAGTTGACTCTCCTTTTGTATATGATGGTGATGATTATGTCATTATTGATACTGCTGGGATGAGAAAACGAGGGAAAATATACGAATCTACAGAAAAGTATAGTTTGTTGCGTGCGATGAAAGCGATCGATCGTTCTGATGTAGTGCTAATTGTGATCGATGCTGAAACTGGAATTTTAGAGCAAGACAAACGTATTGTCGGACATGCACATGAAGCAGGTAAAGCGATTGTTATTGTTGTGAATAAATGGGATACAGTTGATTCAGATCAGCAAGCAATGAAGAATTTTGAAGATGAAATTAGAGCACAGTTCGTATTTTTAGACTATGCACAGATTGTCTTCTTGTCTGCATTAACTAAAAAAAGAATTCATACGTTAATGCCTCAAGTACGATTAGCTAGTGAAAACTATACAAGAAGAATTGAAACAAGTGTACTTAACGATGTTATTATGGATGCAGTAGCTCTTAATCCAACTCCAACTGTTCGTGGTAGACGATTGAAAGTCCTTTACGCGACTCAGGTTGCAGTTAAGCCACCTACATTTGTGGTTTTTGTTAATGATCCAGAGCTTATGCATTTTTCATATAAACGCTTTTTAGAAAATCGAATTCGAGAAGCTTTCGGATTTGAAGGTACACCAATTAAAATTCTTGCTAGAAAACGTAGTTAA